One Mya arenaria isolate MELC-2E11 chromosome 7, ASM2691426v1 genomic window carries:
- the LOC128241507 gene encoding uncharacterized protein LOC128241507, whose product MCDKLTTTCTSTSSKLTCTCKEGYVNNTRNNEMFQCSWADATRPHPTPTTTTEQPVVTTKYIEPDPKTSQTALIATGAGLGGLVLILLVIIVVECRRQRTHKEKEAEQIQLKEREKKRQTGFEGSFLERNYTGRHPGSEHKNGGPYPSGPFKPISNGRTSPFKPVDTATGRVFQVPEPKAASPPPEYHRRNRSRERPNMSRDSGLNGFNSSGSMESTRSRDSHVYESLEKGRAPQAEHAVYMALYNVKLTANNQNA is encoded by the exons ATGTGTGACAAATTAACAACGACATGCACTTCAACTTCGTCTAAATTAACGTGTACGTGCAAGGAAGGATACGTCAACAACACCAGGAATAATGAAATGTTCCAGTGCTCTTGGGCag ATGCAACTCGGCCTCATCCAACACCAACCACGACAACAGAACAGCCTGTTGTGACTACAAAGTATATCGAGCCGGACCCCAAAACAA gTCAAACTGCCCTCATTGCAACTGGTGCGGGGCTTGGTGGGCTAGTGCTTATCCTTTTGGTTATCATTGTTGTTGAATGCAG GCGGCAAAGGACACATAAAGAAAAGGAAGCGGAACAAATCCAACTGAAAGAACGCGAAAAGAAGAGACAGACGGGCTTTGAGGGCTCTTTCCTCGAGCGGAATTACACTGGCAGACATCCCGGctctgaacataaaaatgg CGGACCTTACCCTAGCGGCCCATTTAAGCCTATTTCAAATGGCCGAACTAGTCCTTTTAAGCCAGTAGATACTGCAACTGGACGGGTGTTTCAAGTTCCCGAACCCAAAGCAGCTTCACCGCCGCCGGAGTATCATCGTCGAAATAGATCACGTGAAAGGCCGAATATGTCACGTGACAGCGGATTG AACGGTTTTAACAGCAGCGGAAGTATGGAGTCTACGCGGTCACGTGACAGTCATGTATACGAAAGCCTGGAGAAAGGTCGCGCACCCCAGGCGGAGCATGCAGTTTATATGGCACtatataatgtaaaattgaCAGCAAATAACCAAAATGCATAA
- the LOC128241366 gene encoding uncharacterized protein LOC128241366 has product MNVPQTGIYVETTVLEIVKILMGVTTVTANLDFNECENDTYTCDGDCKNSQGGWDCNCKHGYIKNTSHDGLHKFCIDIDECHNNTYTCIDNTDCINTEGGWQCLCEGKRVSKQVNNTAFECLPDFQYIATVVVKIYPEIETEISELGLFISNGIRQIFMQSDDLNSQIVLPVEITNNSKRELTDRMSTENFETAVTFILHLTKQSNKATLKEIWASIWESEMTFFFITTNVTSTVIMISGELDEDAAETKGLCSIPSVNYCNATRSVCADSNGQIQCNCRAGYHKETSKNKTCVPKEDKKEEVALVSTVSFSINTTGKDNTWVKTEVKIKITQVYTKMFPNVIFWIEVISIFNPSSHGRKR; this is encoded by the exons ATGAATGTACCACAGACGGGTATATATGTGGAGACAACGGTTCTGGAGATTGTCAAAATTCTAATGGGAGTTACAACTGTAACTGCAAATCTGG actTTAATGAATGCGAAAACGATACCTACACGTGTGATGGAGATTGTAAAAACTCGCAAGGAGGATGGGACTGTAATTGCAAGCACGGCTATATTAAAAACACCAGCCATGACGGTCTTCATAAGTTCTGCATTG ATATTGACGAATGCCacaacaatacatatacatgcataGACAACACCGATTGTATCAATACAGAAGGAGGTTGGCAGTGTCTCTGTGAGGGAAAACGTGTCAGTAAACAAGTTAATAACACAGCGTTTGAATGCCTAC CGGATTTCCAATACATAGCTACAgttgttgtcaaaatatatcCTGAAATCGAAACTGAAATATCTGAACTGGGACTTTTTATTTCGAATGGA ATTCGTCAAATATTTATGCAGTCAGATGATCTTAACTCGCAAATAGTCTTGCCAGTTGAAATAACCAATAATTCAAAGAGAGAGTTGACTGACAG AATGTCGACTGAAAACTTTGAAACAGCagtgacatttattttacatttaacgAAACAATCGAACAAAGCAACGCTTAAGGAAATTTGGGCTTCTATTTGGGAGTCAGAaatgacgtttttttttattacaacaaaCGTCACATCAACTGTTATAATGATAAGTGGGGAGTTGGACGAGGATGCAG CGGAGACAAAAGGTTTATGCTCGATTCCATCTGTGAACTATTGCAATGCGACCCGCTCTGTTTGTGCTGATTCCAATGGACAGATTCAGTGCAATTGCCGCGCCGGATATCACAAGGAGACATCGAAAAATAAGACGTGTGTGCCTAAGGAGGACAAAAAAG AGGAGGTGGCGCTTGTGTCAACTGTTAGTTTTAGCATAAACACTACTGGCAAGGATAACACATGGGTGAAAACTGAAGTAAAAATAAAG ATAACACAGGTTTACACAAAGATGTTCCCTAACGTCATTTTTTGGATAGAAGTCATCAGTATTTTCAATCCCTCTAGTCATGGGCGTAAACGGTAA